Proteins encoded together in one Porites lutea chromosome 2, jaPorLute2.1, whole genome shotgun sequence window:
- the LOC140927727 gene encoding allene oxide synthase-lipoxygenase protein-like isoform X2, with amino-acid sequence MTSEYLITVVTGSRKGAGTDASVSLVIKGTNGETDALSLDKWFHNDFEAGQKDEYQITAKDVGELLLVTLKNNQGGLYSDWFVNRVTIKIKGKDTVYDFPCNCWVQSETIIFEGAAKLPTDKQHGSVKSQREEELKQRRSLYEWGTDAAYSDLPGFVKASGVKKLPRDVQFTEEASYDLHAARRNALINMGLVHLFNIFDSWDDFDDYRKAFTGFIGEVPKAADHWKDDRFFGSQFLNGCNPDSIKRCTQLPTNFPVTQQLIGNLLDTGDTLEKAMNASRVYIVDYEILEDIPHYGQDREDLERRYMCASFGLFYVKGSGDLVPIAIQLHQQPSPDNPIWTPNDSDLDWICAKLWLRNADTQYHQMITHLLRTHLFMEPIAVASYRQLPTIHPLWKLLSPHIRGVLAINTLGRDRLIAEGGVADLTLTVGGGGHITLMKKYYKAHSNWKTYDIPQVLKERGVDEVDKLPNFHYREDALKLWAAIKEFVKEIISVYYSSDDAIKKDYELQNWIKDLHDNGYPVTKGHADHGVPKSFTSCQQLCEFLECIIFTCACQHAAVNFSQLDVYGFPPNSPALMRQPPPTKKGVVTMEHMMKCLATKHQVSMTIATVYDLTRIYQDERFIGDYREDLFIDPPAKSAISSFQKKLKQISAEIKERNANLEIPYPYLLPERIPNSIAI; translated from the exons ATGACGTCAGAATATCtgatcactgttgtcacaggaAGCAGAAAGGGAGCTGGGACAGACGCCTCGGTATCTCTCGTTATCAAAG GTACCAATGGTGAAACTGATGCTTTAAGCCTTGACAAATGGTTTCACAATGACTTTGAAGCTGGACAAAAAGATGAGTATCAAATTACTGCCAAAGACGTTGGCGAACTTCTGTTGGTGACACTGAAGAATAACCAAGGTGGCCTTTACAGTGATTGGTTTGTAAACCGCGTTACGATCAAAATCAAAGGCAAGGACACCGTCTATGATTTTCCATGCAACTGCTGGGTGCAAAGCGAGACCATCATCTTCGAAGGAGCAG cTAAACTGCCTACAGATAAACAGCACGGCTCTGTTAAGTCCCAGAGAGAAGAAGAGCTCAAGCAGAGGCGTTCCCTTTATGAATGGGGGACCGATGCAGCCTACTCCGATCTTCCTGGTTTCGTAAAAGCTTCAGGTGTTAAAAAGCTACCGAGAGATGTACAGTTCACTGAAGAAGCTTCCTACGACCTGCATGCTGCACGGAGAAATGCTTTGATAAACATGGGCCTTGTGCATCTGTTTAATATTTTTGACTCGTGGGACGACTTTGATGACTACCGCAAG GCATTCACCGGTTTCATAGGTGAGGTACCCAAAGCAGCAGACCATTGGAAGGATGACCGTTTCTTTGGATCTCAGTTTCTGAACGGGTGTAATCCAGACTCAATCAAACGATGCACCCAACTCCCAACAAACTTTCCCGTCACACAGCAGTTGATCGGGAACCTTTTGGACACTGGAGACACGTTGGAGAAAGCCATGAAT GCTAGTCGGGTCTACATAGTAGATTATGAAATCTTGGAGGACATCCCCCACTATGGTCAGGACCGGGAGGACCTGGAAAGGAGATACATGTGCGCAAGCTTTGGTCTGTTTTATGTGAAAGGAAGCGGGGACCTGGTGCCAATAGCAATCCAGCTACATCAGCAGCCCAGTCCAGATAATCCAATATGGACTCCGAATGACTCCGACTTGGACTGGATTTGCGCAAAGTTGTGGTTACGAAATGCGGACACTCAGTATCATCAG ATGATTACTCATCTTCTTCGAACTCATCTCTTTATGGAACCGATCGCGGTTGCCAGCTACCGACAACTGCCTACCATCCACCCCCTGTGGAAACTGCTGTCACCACACATCCGAGGGGTTCTCGCCATCAACACTCTGGGGCGAGATCGCCTGATTGCCGAGGGAGGGGTGGCCGATCTCACCCTAACGGTGGGTGGTGGAG GACATATTACGCTAATGAAAAAGTACTACAAGGCCCACAGCAATTGGAAGACCTATGACATTCCTCAAGTTTTGAAGGAAAGAGGAGTCGATGAGGTAGATAAACTGCCCAACTTTCATTACCGTGAAGATGCTTTAAAACTATGGGCAGCAATCAAAGAATTCGTCAAGGAGATCATATCCGTTTATTATAGTTCTGATGATGCCATAAAGAAG GATTATGAGTTGCAGAACTGGATAAAAGATTTGCACGATAACGGATATCCGGTCACCAAAGGGCACGCTGACCATGGCGTGCCCAAGTCCTTCACTAGCTGCCAACAGTTGTGCGAATTTCTGGAATGCATTATCTTCACCTGTGCCTGCCAGCACGCAGCGGTTAATTTTTCACAGTTGGATGTGTACGGTTTCCCGCCAAATTCTCCAGCTCTTATGCGCCAGCCACCACCCACAAAGAAGGGCGTGGTCACAATGGAGCACATGATGAAATGCCTGGCTACTAAGCACCAAGTGTCGATGACTATCGCTACGGTGTACGATTTGACTCGCATTTATCAGGATGAG AGATTCATTGGCGACTATCGTGAAGACCTGTTTATCGACCCTCCTGCCAAATCTGCCATTTCTAGCTTTCAGAAGAAGTTGAAGCAAATCTCCGCAGAGATAAAAGAGCGGAATGCAAATCTTGAGATCCCATACCCATATCTGCTGCCCGAGCGCATTCCTAACAGCATTGCCATCTAA
- the LOC140927727 gene encoding allene oxide synthase-lipoxygenase protein-like isoform X1, with protein sequence MERLRRFFLPAKRAQGSKMTSEYLITVVTGSRKGAGTDASVSLVIKGTNGETDALSLDKWFHNDFEAGQKDEYQITAKDVGELLLVTLKNNQGGLYSDWFVNRVTIKIKGKDTVYDFPCNCWVQSETIIFEGAAKLPTDKQHGSVKSQREEELKQRRSLYEWGTDAAYSDLPGFVKASGVKKLPRDVQFTEEASYDLHAARRNALINMGLVHLFNIFDSWDDFDDYRKAFTGFIGEVPKAADHWKDDRFFGSQFLNGCNPDSIKRCTQLPTNFPVTQQLIGNLLDTGDTLEKAMNASRVYIVDYEILEDIPHYGQDREDLERRYMCASFGLFYVKGSGDLVPIAIQLHQQPSPDNPIWTPNDSDLDWICAKLWLRNADTQYHQMITHLLRTHLFMEPIAVASYRQLPTIHPLWKLLSPHIRGVLAINTLGRDRLIAEGGVADLTLTVGGGGHITLMKKYYKAHSNWKTYDIPQVLKERGVDEVDKLPNFHYREDALKLWAAIKEFVKEIISVYYSSDDAIKKDYELQNWIKDLHDNGYPVTKGHADHGVPKSFTSCQQLCEFLECIIFTCACQHAAVNFSQLDVYGFPPNSPALMRQPPPTKKGVVTMEHMMKCLATKHQVSMTIATVYDLTRIYQDERFIGDYREDLFIDPPAKSAISSFQKKLKQISAEIKERNANLEIPYPYLLPERIPNSIAI encoded by the exons ATGGAACGACTCAGGCGTTTTTTCCTACCTGCTAAACGAGCCCAAG gaTCTAAGATGACGTCAGAATATCtgatcactgttgtcacaggaAGCAGAAAGGGAGCTGGGACAGACGCCTCGGTATCTCTCGTTATCAAAG GTACCAATGGTGAAACTGATGCTTTAAGCCTTGACAAATGGTTTCACAATGACTTTGAAGCTGGACAAAAAGATGAGTATCAAATTACTGCCAAAGACGTTGGCGAACTTCTGTTGGTGACACTGAAGAATAACCAAGGTGGCCTTTACAGTGATTGGTTTGTAAACCGCGTTACGATCAAAATCAAAGGCAAGGACACCGTCTATGATTTTCCATGCAACTGCTGGGTGCAAAGCGAGACCATCATCTTCGAAGGAGCAG cTAAACTGCCTACAGATAAACAGCACGGCTCTGTTAAGTCCCAGAGAGAAGAAGAGCTCAAGCAGAGGCGTTCCCTTTATGAATGGGGGACCGATGCAGCCTACTCCGATCTTCCTGGTTTCGTAAAAGCTTCAGGTGTTAAAAAGCTACCGAGAGATGTACAGTTCACTGAAGAAGCTTCCTACGACCTGCATGCTGCACGGAGAAATGCTTTGATAAACATGGGCCTTGTGCATCTGTTTAATATTTTTGACTCGTGGGACGACTTTGATGACTACCGCAAG GCATTCACCGGTTTCATAGGTGAGGTACCCAAAGCAGCAGACCATTGGAAGGATGACCGTTTCTTTGGATCTCAGTTTCTGAACGGGTGTAATCCAGACTCAATCAAACGATGCACCCAACTCCCAACAAACTTTCCCGTCACACAGCAGTTGATCGGGAACCTTTTGGACACTGGAGACACGTTGGAGAAAGCCATGAAT GCTAGTCGGGTCTACATAGTAGATTATGAAATCTTGGAGGACATCCCCCACTATGGTCAGGACCGGGAGGACCTGGAAAGGAGATACATGTGCGCAAGCTTTGGTCTGTTTTATGTGAAAGGAAGCGGGGACCTGGTGCCAATAGCAATCCAGCTACATCAGCAGCCCAGTCCAGATAATCCAATATGGACTCCGAATGACTCCGACTTGGACTGGATTTGCGCAAAGTTGTGGTTACGAAATGCGGACACTCAGTATCATCAG ATGATTACTCATCTTCTTCGAACTCATCTCTTTATGGAACCGATCGCGGTTGCCAGCTACCGACAACTGCCTACCATCCACCCCCTGTGGAAACTGCTGTCACCACACATCCGAGGGGTTCTCGCCATCAACACTCTGGGGCGAGATCGCCTGATTGCCGAGGGAGGGGTGGCCGATCTCACCCTAACGGTGGGTGGTGGAG GACATATTACGCTAATGAAAAAGTACTACAAGGCCCACAGCAATTGGAAGACCTATGACATTCCTCAAGTTTTGAAGGAAAGAGGAGTCGATGAGGTAGATAAACTGCCCAACTTTCATTACCGTGAAGATGCTTTAAAACTATGGGCAGCAATCAAAGAATTCGTCAAGGAGATCATATCCGTTTATTATAGTTCTGATGATGCCATAAAGAAG GATTATGAGTTGCAGAACTGGATAAAAGATTTGCACGATAACGGATATCCGGTCACCAAAGGGCACGCTGACCATGGCGTGCCCAAGTCCTTCACTAGCTGCCAACAGTTGTGCGAATTTCTGGAATGCATTATCTTCACCTGTGCCTGCCAGCACGCAGCGGTTAATTTTTCACAGTTGGATGTGTACGGTTTCCCGCCAAATTCTCCAGCTCTTATGCGCCAGCCACCACCCACAAAGAAGGGCGTGGTCACAATGGAGCACATGATGAAATGCCTGGCTACTAAGCACCAAGTGTCGATGACTATCGCTACGGTGTACGATTTGACTCGCATTTATCAGGATGAG AGATTCATTGGCGACTATCGTGAAGACCTGTTTATCGACCCTCCTGCCAAATCTGCCATTTCTAGCTTTCAGAAGAAGTTGAAGCAAATCTCCGCAGAGATAAAAGAGCGGAATGCAAATCTTGAGATCCCATACCCATATCTGCTGCCCGAGCGCATTCCTAACAGCATTGCCATCTAA